The following proteins are co-located in the Paralichthys olivaceus isolate ysfri-2021 chromosome 10, ASM2471397v2, whole genome shotgun sequence genome:
- the LOC109637911 gene encoding filamin A-interacting protein 1-like isoform X1, whose protein sequence is MTTPSLLSEVEVLRRRVVEMEGKDEELIRMGDQCRDLDRRLAREISHGRSLKVEVDNLNGRIGGLDRIEEALIKSKQDRSILKCSLEREREVSRTLSSELDNLKVKVRELEAVEGQMEKSEATIRQDLAQLRSLTVALVEDRKTMAERLRQAEEKLNRKEGNRNEQSVMATTTDRLREEKQQALRSQADLEETLKDIAKEKDELQDRLKTEEGRNIELQNKVTIMKRRLQVLENRKEKEEKYTHSSIPNNTNHHCQTEDNQVKELTQELDWLRTRLRDKEVLEGELLKVEEDFESLEKRFKDEQRRSGTLTEELEEAKRELSRYEQAEKQDVNQEHLLLCRLQKEQVKSRLLAREVDSLKEKLQKLMGTEASICRVQTDHSSLQRKLTQQEARNRELAREMKELSSELDRYKRIKNLTPGTNRKLFSDFHQNTKEVQTEPADSLPPDYSEHSEKVDEENDDKDPNHNAQVINRRSALVSNLNSLNSANNNICQYSSHSGNGIDMHQTVNGEVMMLTHTRGQPLHIKVTPHHILNTATLEISSPTGDTAPSYTSTAVIPTSGASPKQRITIIQNSGLPAVNTKTPPSSPDRTFSPLHGTTITRVLTPNSSRSVTPDLSGSPIQIVTVRTCSPEPMEAANQAVFCKSPEWQNGWQHQKSDSVDMSPSVITTEDNKIHIHLGSPYIQSLNGTTHSLPQPDGAYYVRHEQRTQVLTNGCHVKGAGKIASSITISPASSPASHSSNNNTIPLGSLQKPGPTRIPTIKGCDTNRRSSTALNTGQKNRKHATVHTRKTLCNMPATTSCVALQLDVKK, encoded by the exons ATGACGACCCCAAGTCTGCTGTCAGAGGTGGAGGTACTAAGGAGAAGAGTAGTGGAAATGGAGGGGAAGGACGAGGAGCTGATACGCATGGGGGACCAATGTCGTGACCTGGACCGCAGACTAGCGAGGGAGATCAGCCACGGCCGTAGCCTGAAAGTTGAGGTGGATAACCTGAATGGCAGAATCGGCGGATTGGACAGGATCGAGGAGGCTTTAATTAAGAGCAAACAGGACCGTAGTATTCTGAAGTGCAGCttggagcgagagagagaggttagCAGGACACTGTCGAGTGAGCTTGATAATTTGAAAGTCAAAGTGAGAGAGCTTGAGGCTGTTGAAGGACAAATGGAAAAGAGTGAGGCAACGATAAGACAGGACCTGGCCCAGCTCAGGTCACTCACTGTGGCTTTGGTTGAAGACAGGAAGACCATGGCTGAGAGGCTACGGCAGGCTGAGGAAAAACTCAACAGAAAGGAGGGCAATAGAAACGAGCAAAGCGTTATGGCAACAACGACAGACAGACTaagagaggagaagcagcaggcaCTGAGGTCTCAAGCAGATTTAGAGGAAACGCTTAAGGACATAGCAAAGGAAAAAGATGAGCTTCAAGACAGACTAAAAACAGAAGAGGGAAGGAACATAGAGCTACAGAATAAAGTAACCATAATGAAGAGAAGATTGCAGGTTTTGGAAAATcggaaggaaaaagaggagaagtacacacacagctctattccaaacaacacaaaccatcACTGCCAAACAGAGGACAACCAAGTCAAAGAACTGACCCAGGAGCTAGACTGGCTGCGAACGAGACTCCGGGACAAGGAGGTGTTGGAGGGTGAACTGTTGAAGGTGGAAGAGGACTTTGAGTCCCTGGAAAAGAGGTTCAAGGATGAACAGAGGAGGTCTGGGACTCTAACAGAGGAACTAGAGGAGGCAAAGAGGGAGCTTTCCAGGTACgagcaggcagagaagcagGATGTCAACCAGGAACACCTTCTGCTTTGTCGTCTTCAGAAGGAACAGGTTAAGTCCAGACTATTAGCCAGAGAAGTAGATTCACTgaaggagaaactccagaagcTGATGGGGACTGAGGCATCAATCTGCAGGGTGCAGACAGATCACTCCTCACTGCAGAGGAAGTTGACCCAGCAAGAAGCCAGGAACAGAGAGCTGGCCAGAGAGATGAAGGAACTAAGTAGTGAGCTGGACAGATATAAACGAATCAAGAATCTGACACCTGGTACTAACAGAAAACTCTTTTCAGACTTCCATCAGAACACCAAAGAAGTACAAACTGAGCCAGCAGACAGCCTGCCTCCTGACTATAGCGAGCACAGTGAGAAAGTAgatgaagaaaatgatgatAAGGACCCAAACCACAATGCACAAGTCATAAACAGAAGAAGCGCTCTTGTCAGCAACCTCAACAGCTTGAACAGTGCAAATAACAACATATGCCAATACAGCAGCCATTCTGGCAACGGCATAGATATGCACCAAACAGTTAATGGGGAGGTGAtgatgttaacacacacacgaggGCAGCCCTTGCACATCAAGGTAACACCACATCATATACTCAACACAGCCACACTCGAGATTAGCAGCCCCACTGGAGACACAGCTCCATCCTACACCAGCACGGCTGTCATTCCAACAAGTGGAGCCTCACCCAAGCAGAGAATAACCATCATCCAGAACTCCGGTTTGCCTGCGGTCAATACTAAAACCCCCCCATCAAGCCCTGACCGCACCTTTTCCCCGCTTCACGGCACAACCATAACTCGAGTGTTAACTCCAAATTCATCACGCTCTGTAACACCCGACCTCAGCGGCTCTCCTATTCAGATCGTAACAGTCAGGACCTGTTCTCCAGAGCCAATGGAAGCTGCAAATCAGGCTGTTTTTTGCAAGAGCCCAGAGTGGCAGAACGGCTGGCAACATCAGAAGTCCGATAGCGTCGACATGAGTCCCAGTGTCATCACCACGGAGGATAACAAGATACATATCCATCTGGGGAGCCCATATATCCAGTCTCTCAACGGTACGACCCACAGCCTCCCACAACCTGATGGAGCCTACTATGTTCGACATGAGCAAAGGACTCAAGTACTCACCAATGGCTGTCATGTCAAAGGTGCTGGAAAGATTGCAAGTAGCATCACTATATCCCCTGCTAGCTCTCCAGCCTCACATTCCtcaaataataataca ATTCCTCTGGGGTCGCTGCAGAAGCCTGGTCCAACAAGGATTCCAACGATCAAAGGGTGTGACACTAATAGGAGAAGCAGCACAGCTCTCAATACgggacagaaaaacagaaaacatgccACAGTGCATACAAGGAAAACACTGTGCAACATGCCTGCAACTACATCATGTGTAGCACTACAGCtagatgttaaaaaataa
- the LOC109637911 gene encoding filamin A-interacting protein 1-like isoform X3 yields the protein MTTPSLLSEVEVLRRRVVEMEGKDEELIRMGDQCRDLDRRLAREISHGRSLKVEVDNLNGRIGGLDRIEEALIKSKQDRSILKCSLEREREVSRTLSSELDNLKVKVRELEAVEGQMEKSEATIRQDLAQLRSLTVALVEDRKTMAERLRQAEEKLNRKEGNRNEQSVMATTTDRLREEKQQALRSQADLEETLKDIAKEKDELQDRLKTEEGRNIELQNKVTIMKRRLQVLENRKEKEEKYTHSSIPNNTNHHCQTEDNQVKELTQELDWLRTRLRDKEVLEGELLKVEEDFESLEKRFKDEQRRSGTLTEELEEAKRELSRYEQAEKQDVNQEHLLLCRLQKEQVKSRLLAREVDSLKEKLQKLMGTEASICRVQTDHSSLQRKLTQQEARNRELAREMKELSSELDRYKRIKNLTPGTNRKLFSDFHQNTKEVQTEPADSLPPDYSEHSEKVDEENDDKDPNHNAQVINRRSALVSNLNSLNSANNNICQYSSHSGNGIDMHQTVNGEVMMLTHTRGQPLHIKVTPHHILNTATLEISSPTGDTAPSYTSTAVIPTSGASPKQRITIIQNSGLPAVNTKTPPSSPDRTFSPLHGTTITRVLTPNSSRSVTPDLSGSPIQIVTVRTCSPEPMEAANQAVFCKSPEWQNGWQHQKSDSVDMSPSVITTEDNKIHIHLGSPYIQSLNDSSGVAAEAWSNKDSNDQRV from the exons ATGACGACCCCAAGTCTGCTGTCAGAGGTGGAGGTACTAAGGAGAAGAGTAGTGGAAATGGAGGGGAAGGACGAGGAGCTGATACGCATGGGGGACCAATGTCGTGACCTGGACCGCAGACTAGCGAGGGAGATCAGCCACGGCCGTAGCCTGAAAGTTGAGGTGGATAACCTGAATGGCAGAATCGGCGGATTGGACAGGATCGAGGAGGCTTTAATTAAGAGCAAACAGGACCGTAGTATTCTGAAGTGCAGCttggagcgagagagagaggttagCAGGACACTGTCGAGTGAGCTTGATAATTTGAAAGTCAAAGTGAGAGAGCTTGAGGCTGTTGAAGGACAAATGGAAAAGAGTGAGGCAACGATAAGACAGGACCTGGCCCAGCTCAGGTCACTCACTGTGGCTTTGGTTGAAGACAGGAAGACCATGGCTGAGAGGCTACGGCAGGCTGAGGAAAAACTCAACAGAAAGGAGGGCAATAGAAACGAGCAAAGCGTTATGGCAACAACGACAGACAGACTaagagaggagaagcagcaggcaCTGAGGTCTCAAGCAGATTTAGAGGAAACGCTTAAGGACATAGCAAAGGAAAAAGATGAGCTTCAAGACAGACTAAAAACAGAAGAGGGAAGGAACATAGAGCTACAGAATAAAGTAACCATAATGAAGAGAAGATTGCAGGTTTTGGAAAATcggaaggaaaaagaggagaagtacacacacagctctattccaaacaacacaaaccatcACTGCCAAACAGAGGACAACCAAGTCAAAGAACTGACCCAGGAGCTAGACTGGCTGCGAACGAGACTCCGGGACAAGGAGGTGTTGGAGGGTGAACTGTTGAAGGTGGAAGAGGACTTTGAGTCCCTGGAAAAGAGGTTCAAGGATGAACAGAGGAGGTCTGGGACTCTAACAGAGGAACTAGAGGAGGCAAAGAGGGAGCTTTCCAGGTACgagcaggcagagaagcagGATGTCAACCAGGAACACCTTCTGCTTTGTCGTCTTCAGAAGGAACAGGTTAAGTCCAGACTATTAGCCAGAGAAGTAGATTCACTgaaggagaaactccagaagcTGATGGGGACTGAGGCATCAATCTGCAGGGTGCAGACAGATCACTCCTCACTGCAGAGGAAGTTGACCCAGCAAGAAGCCAGGAACAGAGAGCTGGCCAGAGAGATGAAGGAACTAAGTAGTGAGCTGGACAGATATAAACGAATCAAGAATCTGACACCTGGTACTAACAGAAAACTCTTTTCAGACTTCCATCAGAACACCAAAGAAGTACAAACTGAGCCAGCAGACAGCCTGCCTCCTGACTATAGCGAGCACAGTGAGAAAGTAgatgaagaaaatgatgatAAGGACCCAAACCACAATGCACAAGTCATAAACAGAAGAAGCGCTCTTGTCAGCAACCTCAACAGCTTGAACAGTGCAAATAACAACATATGCCAATACAGCAGCCATTCTGGCAACGGCATAGATATGCACCAAACAGTTAATGGGGAGGTGAtgatgttaacacacacacgaggGCAGCCCTTGCACATCAAGGTAACACCACATCATATACTCAACACAGCCACACTCGAGATTAGCAGCCCCACTGGAGACACAGCTCCATCCTACACCAGCACGGCTGTCATTCCAACAAGTGGAGCCTCACCCAAGCAGAGAATAACCATCATCCAGAACTCCGGTTTGCCTGCGGTCAATACTAAAACCCCCCCATCAAGCCCTGACCGCACCTTTTCCCCGCTTCACGGCACAACCATAACTCGAGTGTTAACTCCAAATTCATCACGCTCTGTAACACCCGACCTCAGCGGCTCTCCTATTCAGATCGTAACAGTCAGGACCTGTTCTCCAGAGCCAATGGAAGCTGCAAATCAGGCTGTTTTTTGCAAGAGCCCAGAGTGGCAGAACGGCTGGCAACATCAGAAGTCCGATAGCGTCGACATGAGTCCCAGTGTCATCACCACGGAGGATAACAAGATACATATCCATCTGGGGAGCCCATATATCCAGTCTCTCAACG ATTCCTCTGGGGTCGCTGCAGAAGCCTGGTCCAACAAGGATTCCAACGATCAAAGGGTGTGA
- the LOC109637911 gene encoding filamin A-interacting protein 1-like isoform X2 encodes MTTPSLLSEVEVLRRRVVEMEGKDEELIRMGDQCRDLDRRLAREISHGRSLKVEVDNLNGRIGGLDRIEEALIKSKQDRSILKCSLEREREVSRTLSSELDNLKVKVRELEAVEGQMEKSEATIRQDLAQLRSLTVALVEDRKTMAERLRQAEEKLNRKEGNRNEQSVMATTTDRLREEKQQALRSQADLEETLKDIAKEKDELQDRLKTEEGRNIELQNKVTIMKRRLQVLENRKEKEEKYTHSSIPNNTNHHCQTEDNQVKELTQELDWLRTRLRDKEVLEGELLKVEEDFESLEKRFKDEQRRSGTLTEELEEAKRELSRYEQAEKQDVNQEHLLLCRLQKEQVKSRLLAREVDSLKEKLQKLMGTEASICRVQTDHSSLQRKLTQQEARNRELAREMKELSSELDRYKRIKNLTPGTNRKLFSDFHQNTKEVQTEPADSLPPDYSEHSEKVDEENDDKDPNHNAQVINRRSALVSNLNSLNSANNNICQYSSHSGNGIDMHQTVNGEVMMLTHTRGQPLHIKVTPHHILNTATLEISSPTGDTAPSYTSTAVIPTSGASPKQRITIIQNSGLPAVNTKTPPSSPDRTFSPLHGTTITRVLTPNSSRSVTPDLSGSPIQIVTVRTCSPEPMEAANQAVFCKSPEWQNGWQHQKSDSVDMSPSVITTEDNKIHIHLGSPYIQSLNGTTHSLPQPDGAYYVRHEQRTQVLTNGCHVKGAGKIASSITISPASSPASHSSNNNTVSGLCD; translated from the coding sequence ATGACGACCCCAAGTCTGCTGTCAGAGGTGGAGGTACTAAGGAGAAGAGTAGTGGAAATGGAGGGGAAGGACGAGGAGCTGATACGCATGGGGGACCAATGTCGTGACCTGGACCGCAGACTAGCGAGGGAGATCAGCCACGGCCGTAGCCTGAAAGTTGAGGTGGATAACCTGAATGGCAGAATCGGCGGATTGGACAGGATCGAGGAGGCTTTAATTAAGAGCAAACAGGACCGTAGTATTCTGAAGTGCAGCttggagcgagagagagaggttagCAGGACACTGTCGAGTGAGCTTGATAATTTGAAAGTCAAAGTGAGAGAGCTTGAGGCTGTTGAAGGACAAATGGAAAAGAGTGAGGCAACGATAAGACAGGACCTGGCCCAGCTCAGGTCACTCACTGTGGCTTTGGTTGAAGACAGGAAGACCATGGCTGAGAGGCTACGGCAGGCTGAGGAAAAACTCAACAGAAAGGAGGGCAATAGAAACGAGCAAAGCGTTATGGCAACAACGACAGACAGACTaagagaggagaagcagcaggcaCTGAGGTCTCAAGCAGATTTAGAGGAAACGCTTAAGGACATAGCAAAGGAAAAAGATGAGCTTCAAGACAGACTAAAAACAGAAGAGGGAAGGAACATAGAGCTACAGAATAAAGTAACCATAATGAAGAGAAGATTGCAGGTTTTGGAAAATcggaaggaaaaagaggagaagtacacacacagctctattccaaacaacacaaaccatcACTGCCAAACAGAGGACAACCAAGTCAAAGAACTGACCCAGGAGCTAGACTGGCTGCGAACGAGACTCCGGGACAAGGAGGTGTTGGAGGGTGAACTGTTGAAGGTGGAAGAGGACTTTGAGTCCCTGGAAAAGAGGTTCAAGGATGAACAGAGGAGGTCTGGGACTCTAACAGAGGAACTAGAGGAGGCAAAGAGGGAGCTTTCCAGGTACgagcaggcagagaagcagGATGTCAACCAGGAACACCTTCTGCTTTGTCGTCTTCAGAAGGAACAGGTTAAGTCCAGACTATTAGCCAGAGAAGTAGATTCACTgaaggagaaactccagaagcTGATGGGGACTGAGGCATCAATCTGCAGGGTGCAGACAGATCACTCCTCACTGCAGAGGAAGTTGACCCAGCAAGAAGCCAGGAACAGAGAGCTGGCCAGAGAGATGAAGGAACTAAGTAGTGAGCTGGACAGATATAAACGAATCAAGAATCTGACACCTGGTACTAACAGAAAACTCTTTTCAGACTTCCATCAGAACACCAAAGAAGTACAAACTGAGCCAGCAGACAGCCTGCCTCCTGACTATAGCGAGCACAGTGAGAAAGTAgatgaagaaaatgatgatAAGGACCCAAACCACAATGCACAAGTCATAAACAGAAGAAGCGCTCTTGTCAGCAACCTCAACAGCTTGAACAGTGCAAATAACAACATATGCCAATACAGCAGCCATTCTGGCAACGGCATAGATATGCACCAAACAGTTAATGGGGAGGTGAtgatgttaacacacacacgaggGCAGCCCTTGCACATCAAGGTAACACCACATCATATACTCAACACAGCCACACTCGAGATTAGCAGCCCCACTGGAGACACAGCTCCATCCTACACCAGCACGGCTGTCATTCCAACAAGTGGAGCCTCACCCAAGCAGAGAATAACCATCATCCAGAACTCCGGTTTGCCTGCGGTCAATACTAAAACCCCCCCATCAAGCCCTGACCGCACCTTTTCCCCGCTTCACGGCACAACCATAACTCGAGTGTTAACTCCAAATTCATCACGCTCTGTAACACCCGACCTCAGCGGCTCTCCTATTCAGATCGTAACAGTCAGGACCTGTTCTCCAGAGCCAATGGAAGCTGCAAATCAGGCTGTTTTTTGCAAGAGCCCAGAGTGGCAGAACGGCTGGCAACATCAGAAGTCCGATAGCGTCGACATGAGTCCCAGTGTCATCACCACGGAGGATAACAAGATACATATCCATCTGGGGAGCCCATATATCCAGTCTCTCAACGGTACGACCCACAGCCTCCCACAACCTGATGGAGCCTACTATGTTCGACATGAGCAAAGGACTCAAGTACTCACCAATGGCTGTCATGTCAAAGGTGCTGGAAAGATTGCAAGTAGCATCACTATATCCCCTGCTAGCTCTCCAGCCTCACATTCCtcaaataataatacagtaaGTGGCCTTTGTGACTAG